One window of the Candidatus Cloacimonadaceae bacterium genome contains the following:
- a CDS encoding transposase has product MIYLPPYSPELNPIERLWKYMKTHFIHNRVFDSLKQMMAHMVDVFGDLTNETVSSLCHCSYLDL; this is encoded by the coding sequence ATCATCTACCTACCTCCATACTCACCTGAGCTAAATCCGATTGAAAGATTGTGGAAGTACATGAAAACACACTTTATTCATAATCGTGTCTTCGATTCACTCAAGCAAATGATGGCACACATGGTAGACGTGTTTGGAGACTTGACTAACGAGACTGTTTCATCGTTGTGCCATTGCAGTTATCTTGATTTATGA